A stretch of Lepisosteus oculatus isolate fLepOcu1 chromosome 11, fLepOcu1.hap2, whole genome shotgun sequence DNA encodes these proteins:
- the htr1d gene encoding 5-hydroxytryptamine receptor 1D, with product MMDRGNHSGDVSFQIISGNTSQNPSDMLISWDENTILGLKISLSIVLAIITLATVLSNVFVVITIFLTRKLHTPANFLIGSLAVTDLLVSILVMPISIVYTVSKTWSLGQVMCDIWLLSDITCCTASILHLCVIALDRYWAITDALEYCKRRTTRRAGVMIAVVWVISISISMPPLFWRQAKAHEELTECNVNTDQLSYTIYSTFGAFYVPTVLLIILYGRIYVAARSRIFKPPSSCGKRFTTAQLIGGSAGSSLCSINSNSNQEGHPQPGGSPVFMNNVKVKLADSVLERKRICAARERKATKTLGIILGAFIFCWLPFFVVTLVMAICKTCWFHAALFDFFTWLGYLNSLINPVIYTAFNDEFKQAFQKLIKFKRCY from the coding sequence ATGATGGACCGAGGCAATCACTCTGGTGACGTTTCCTTCCAGATCATTTCTGGAAATACTTCGCAGAACCCTAGTGATATGCTGATCTCTTGGGATGAGAACACCATTTTAGGTCTGAAGATCTCCCTGTCTATCGTTTTGGCGATCATTACCCTGGCCACTGTGCTGTCCAATGTCTTTGTCGTCATCACCATCTTCTTGACTCGCAAGCTTCACACCCCAGCCAATTTCCTCATAGGATCCCTGGCGGTGACAGACCTCCTGGTGTCCATCCTGGTGATGCCCATCAGCATTGTCTACACTGTGAGCAAGACCTGGTCACTGGGGCAGGTCATGTGTGACATCTGGCTCTTGTCAGACATCACGTGCTGCACAGCTTCCATCCTTCACCTGTGTGTCATTGCTCTGGACCGATACTGGGCTATCACTGATGCCCTGGAGTACTGCAAGAGAAGGACCACTCGCAGGGCTGGGGTTATGATTGCCGTAGTGTGGGTGATCTCCATCTCCATCTCCATGCCCCCACTCTTCTGGAGGCAGGCCAAGGCTCACGAGGAGCTGACCGAATGCAACGTCAACACAGACCAGCTCTCATACACGATCTATTCCACATTCGGCGCTTTTTACGTCCCAACTGTGCTGCTGATCATTCTCTATGGTCGCATCTACGTGGCTGCCAGATCCAGGATATTCAAGCCCCCATCGTCCTGTGGGAAGCGCTTCACCACCGCCCAGCTCATAGGGGGCTCCGCCGGGTCTTCCCTCTGCTCGATCAACTCCAACTCCAACCAAGAGGGTCACCCTCAGCCCGGGGGCTCCCCAGTGTTCATGAACAATGTCAAGGTGAAGCTGGCAGACAGCGTGCTGGAGAGGAAGAGGATCTGCGCTGCCAGAGAGAGGAAAGCGACCAAGACTCTAGGGATCATCCTGGGCGCCTTTATTTTCTGCTGGCTGCCTTTCTTTGTGGTGACTTTGGTGATGGCCATTTGCAAGACTTGCTGGTTTCACGCAGCTCTGTTTGATTTCTTCACCTGGCTGGGGTACCTGAATTCCCTCATCAACCCTGTGATCTACACTGCTTTCAACGACGAGTTCAAGCAGGCTTTCCAGAAACTCATCAAGTTCAAGAGATGCTACTAA